Genomic window (Candidatus Binatus sp.):
CCCGCCTTCTCGACGGATGGCAACTGCACGAGTCCGCGCGACGATTGATCCAGCTCGCCGAACTTCCGCTTGCCCGCGATTCCTATCAGTTCCCCGCAGTCATCATAGGTCCAGCCGTGATAAGGACAAGTGAACCGATTACACTGCCCAACGCCCTGCTCAAGCAGCACCGCGCCGCGATGAGAGCATAAGTTGATAAAAGCTCGCGCTATTCCGTCCTTCCCGCGCACCATAGCCACGGGCACGCCTACGACTTCAATTGATTTGTAATCGCCCGACTGGCGTATCTCGCAGCTAAAGCCCAGCATCAGGGGCAGGCGCTTAAAGATTCGATCCATCTCGAGCTGCCAGCGTTCCGGATCGGTATAGTTGCGGATAGGGACATACTTCACTTCGTCGGCGGAATCGGTCGTACCGTTATCGATGTGTGCGATCAGGCGTTGCGCAAGGTCCAAATATTCAGCTCGTCTCATAAGCGCTCCTTGCGGACTTCCAGCCACTTTAAGTCAAATGCGTATTCAAGGCGAGTCTCAGCGATTCTTGCGTTTCTCGAGTTCTTCAAGCGTGGCCGGCCAATCCTCGTGCAGCAGCCGCGAAAGCGCGCGATCGGCGAGCAGTCGTCCGCCGGTCTGGCACGCGGCGCAATAGTTGGTCTCGTTCGAGGCGTAGCGGATGCGCTGCACCTTCGCGCCGCATCGCGGACACAGCTCGCCGTAACGGCCGTGCACCGCCATCGCGGGGTGAAAGGCCGTGACCTTTTCAGGAAATGCGCCGGCTAACTCAGATCGCAACCGATCGATCCATTCGCCGAGCGTCGCCTGCGTCGCGAGGTAGAGCTTTTCGATATCCTGCGGAGTGAGCTTTTGCGTCATAGCAAGCGGCGATAGCTGCGCGCGATGCAGAATCTCGTCGGAGTACGCGTTGCCGATTCCGCTGATAAGACTGGGGTCGGTAAGCGCGCGCTTAAGTGTATGGTTGGCCGATCGCAATACCTCTGTGAACGCGGCGAGGTCCGTCTCCAATGGTTCGATGCCGCCCGCGGTCATCGCCTGGATACCCGCATCGCCTTCGACCACGTGCAGCGACGCGCGATGCTGAGTACCGGCTTCAGTGAACGTCAACGCGCCGTTGTCGAACTCGAACGTAGCCAGGGCGCCTTTGCGTCCCGGCTTCGAATCCACCGGCTTCCAGTGCAGCCGGCCCGCGATTCGCAGATGCAGCACCAGCCACAAGTTGTTGTCCAGGCCAATCGCGATCTGCTTGCCAATGCGCCGCACGTCGCTAACAATCCTGCTATCGGTGGCCGACAACGGCGGGCTGGCAGAGCGCAGGAGAAAAGGACTCCTGACGATTGTGCGCTTGAGCTTGCGTCCGATAACGCGGTCGCTCAGTGCTTCGACGTAGAGAGTGATGTCAGGCAATTCCGGCATGATCGTGCTCGCGATGCAGGCCACCTAAGGCCGCGCTTGTGATAGATTTACTCAATGCGACAGCCATGAGAGGA
Coding sequences:
- a CDS encoding Fpg/Nei family DNA glycosylase, which gives rise to MPELPDITLYVEALSDRVIGRKLKRTIVRSPFLLRSASPPLSATDSRIVSDVRRIGKQIAIGLDNNLWLVLHLRIAGRLHWKPVDSKPGRKGALATFEFDNGALTFTEAGTQHRASLHVVEGDAGIQAMTAGGIEPLETDLAAFTEVLRSANHTLKRALTDPSLISGIGNAYSDEILHRAQLSPLAMTQKLTPQDIEKLYLATQATLGEWIDRLRSELAGAFPEKVTAFHPAMAVHGRYGELCPRCGAKVQRIRYASNETNYCAACQTGGRLLADRALSRLLHEDWPATLEELEKRKNR